Proteins from one Microbacterium proteolyticum genomic window:
- a CDS encoding Lrp/AsnC family transcriptional regulator has product MPEDDLHPLDARIIELLSADARMTNAALADALGVAASTAHTRVRGLVDRGLITGFHAAVDQSRLGRGLQAIVGVTLRPGQRHESIRAFAQEIRRHPDVIQLFFLGGADDFLVHIAVDDSSSVRRFVVDQLSARHSVASTRTSIIFEYHRNALAADFD; this is encoded by the coding sequence ATGCCCGAAGACGACCTGCACCCGCTCGACGCGCGCATCATCGAGCTCCTCTCGGCGGACGCCCGCATGACGAACGCCGCCCTCGCCGACGCGCTCGGCGTCGCGGCATCCACGGCTCACACCCGCGTCCGCGGGCTCGTCGACCGCGGGCTCATCACCGGCTTCCACGCCGCGGTCGATCAGAGCCGTCTGGGGCGCGGACTGCAGGCCATCGTCGGCGTGACCCTCCGGCCCGGCCAGCGGCACGAGAGCATCCGCGCCTTCGCCCAGGAGATCCGGCGGCACCCCGACGTGATCCAGCTGTTCTTCCTCGGCGGCGCCGACGACTTCCTCGTCCACATCGCGGTCGACGACTCCTCCTCCGTGCGCCGGTTCGTGGTCGATCAGCTCTCGGCCCGGCACAGCGTGGCATCCACGCGCACGAGCATCATCTTCGAGTACCACCGCAACGCGCTCGCGGCCGATTTCGACTGA